In Micromonospora sp. NBC_01813, the following are encoded in one genomic region:
- a CDS encoding ABC transporter ATP-binding protein, producing MPAITVEDIHKRYGSTVAVDSVSLTVEQGEIFGVLGRNGAGKTTVVETIAGLRRPDRGQVRVLGLDPWRDRARLRQVLGVQLQAAALHSALTVRELVRLYRSFYADGADPDELIDLLGLAGRRDTRFEQLSGGQQQRLSIALALVGNPRVALLDELSTGLDPQARRRIWAVVEQLRDDGVTVLLVSHLMEEVELLCDRVALIDRGRLIALDSPAGLIARAGRTAADTGTAAPCTTLDDAFLILTGQPFGTARDAEEETW from the coding sequence ATGCCCGCGATCACCGTCGAGGACATTCACAAGCGGTACGGGTCGACCGTCGCCGTGGACTCGGTGAGCCTCACCGTCGAGCAGGGGGAGATCTTCGGTGTCCTGGGGCGCAACGGGGCCGGCAAGACCACGGTCGTCGAGACCATCGCCGGGCTACGGCGACCCGATCGGGGCCAGGTGCGGGTGCTCGGGCTCGACCCGTGGCGCGACCGGGCGCGGCTACGTCAGGTGCTTGGCGTACAGCTGCAGGCCGCCGCGCTGCATTCGGCGCTGACCGTCCGGGAGCTGGTCCGGCTGTACCGCAGCTTCTACGCCGACGGTGCCGACCCCGACGAGCTGATCGACCTGCTGGGTCTCGCTGGCCGCCGCGACACCCGGTTCGAGCAGCTCTCCGGCGGCCAGCAGCAGCGGCTGTCGATCGCCCTGGCGCTGGTCGGCAATCCCCGGGTGGCGTTGCTCGACGAGCTGTCCACCGGGCTGGACCCACAGGCCCGTCGACGCATCTGGGCGGTCGTCGAGCAGTTGCGCGACGACGGGGTGACGGTGCTGCTGGTCAGCCACCTGATGGAGGAGGTGGAGCTGCTCTGTGACCGGGTCGCGCTGATCGACCGTGGCCGGCTGATCGCTCTCGACAGCCCGGCCGGACTGATCGCGCGGGCCGGGCGCACCGCCGCCGACACGGGGACAGCAGCACCGTGCACCACCCTCGACGACGCCTTCCTCATTCTGACCGGCCAGCCGTTCGGCACCGCCCGCGACGCCGAGGAGGAGACGTGGTGA
- a CDS encoding ABC transporter permease: MTVAPAPATANGGPDDTGEVADGSAGRATWGPLPRRRPARRVLALLAIRTPIPATGRWVLTVASIVVPLAGWQIGSMLVDGQPDFLPSPLESVAAGVEMARSGQLWTDTAATVGRVLRGFGLAVAVSVPLGLLMGSFQAGRAALEPMIGLLRYLPASAFIPLLIIWLGLGEPSKVALIFIATVFFNTLMTANVVRTVPAGLIDVSYTLGARRFEVLRKVIVPHSLPGMIDSIRVNAAAAWNFVVVAELINAQSGLGYRIVRSQRFNQLDNIFAVLIVIALIGVAIDLTLRTTRDRIGRWTT; the protein is encoded by the coding sequence GTGACCGTCGCGCCGGCGCCGGCGACTGCGAACGGCGGCCCGGACGACACCGGCGAGGTCGCCGACGGCAGTGCGGGCCGGGCGACGTGGGGGCCGCTGCCCCGGCGTCGCCCGGCCCGCCGGGTGCTGGCGCTGCTGGCCATCCGTACGCCGATCCCGGCGACCGGCCGGTGGGTGCTGACGGTCGCCTCGATCGTGGTGCCGCTGGCCGGCTGGCAGATCGGCAGCATGCTGGTCGACGGGCAGCCGGATTTCCTGCCGTCACCGCTGGAGTCGGTGGCGGCCGGGGTGGAGATGGCCCGCTCGGGTCAGCTCTGGACCGACACGGCCGCGACCGTGGGCCGGGTGCTGCGTGGCTTCGGCCTAGCCGTGGCGGTGTCGGTGCCGCTGGGCCTGCTGATGGGCAGTTTCCAGGCTGGTCGGGCGGCGCTGGAGCCGATGATCGGCCTGCTGCGCTACCTGCCGGCCAGCGCGTTCATCCCGCTGCTGATCATCTGGTTGGGGCTGGGTGAGCCGTCCAAAGTCGCGTTGATCTTCATCGCGACGGTCTTCTTCAACACGCTGATGACCGCGAACGTGGTCCGGACCGTGCCGGCCGGGTTGATCGATGTGTCGTACACCCTCGGTGCCCGGCGCTTCGAGGTGCTGCGCAAGGTGATCGTGCCGCACTCGCTGCCCGGCATGATCGACTCGATCCGGGTCAACGCCGCCGCCGCGTGGAACTTCGTCGTCGTCGCCGAGCTGATCAACGCCCAGTCCGGGCTGGGCTACCGGATCGTCCGGTCGCAACGCTTCAACCAGCTCGACAACATCTTCGCCGTACTGATCGTGATCGCGCTGATCGGGGTGGCGATCGACCTGACGTTGCGGACCACCCGCGACCGGATCGGCAGGTGGACGACGTGA
- a CDS encoding ABC transporter permease, whose amino-acid sequence MTAPEIVVRRPGPRAWAALVAAECRMVARDTAGLVVPIGLPLLILVMNAVSVQGDQTLPGGRTVLDVYVLPLVLTVIIATIGVVNMPSFLAYYRRTGVLRRLAVTPAHPAMVLAAQVITSLLQTIVGVGLALGVAVVAFGARPPADPGRTLAVVALAAAAMYAVGMLVAAVAPSGNASVAIGLTAFFAMGATGGLFGPTQNLPEQVRVVGEALPFGASVHALGAAWSGVAPQPQHLIALAVATVVSALVAGRFFRWQ is encoded by the coding sequence GTGACCGCGCCGGAGATCGTCGTACGCCGACCCGGACCGCGCGCCTGGGCCGCGCTGGTCGCCGCCGAGTGCCGGATGGTGGCCCGGGACACCGCCGGCCTGGTGGTGCCGATCGGGCTGCCGCTGCTGATCCTGGTGATGAACGCGGTCAGCGTGCAGGGCGACCAGACCCTGCCCGGCGGCCGCACCGTGCTCGACGTGTACGTGCTGCCGCTGGTCCTGACGGTCATCATCGCCACCATCGGGGTGGTGAACATGCCGAGCTTCCTGGCCTACTACCGGCGCACCGGGGTGCTGCGCCGGCTGGCGGTGACGCCGGCCCACCCGGCGATGGTCCTCGCGGCGCAGGTGATCACGAGCCTGCTGCAGACCATCGTCGGCGTCGGGCTGGCGCTCGGGGTCGCGGTGGTCGCCTTCGGCGCTCGGCCGCCAGCCGACCCTGGCCGTACCCTGGCCGTCGTCGCCCTCGCCGCAGCGGCCATGTACGCCGTCGGGATGCTGGTGGCGGCGGTGGCACCCAGCGGCAACGCCTCGGTGGCGATCGGCTTGACGGCCTTCTTCGCGATGGGGGCGACCGGTGGCCTGTTCGGGCCGACGCAGAACCTGCCCGAGCAGGTCCGGGTGGTCGGCGAGGCATTGCCGTTCGGGGCATCGGTCCACGCGCTCGGTGCCGCCTGGTCCGGGGTCGCACCGCAGCCGCAGCACCTGATCGCCCTGGCCGTCGCCACCGTGGTCAGCGCGCTGGTGGCCGGCAGGTTCTTCCGCTGGCAGTGA
- a CDS encoding ABC transporter ATP-binding protein codes for MTATQPAPLVRLDGVGKDFRTAAGGSLRALDGVDLAVRRGEFVCLVGASGSGKSTLLSLIAGLTAPSRGTVLLDGVPVTGPGPDRGLVLQSGAVYPWRTVERNVAFGLELLPISRAERARRVAWYLAETGLTGLRHALPKQLSGGQLQRVAIARALACEPQVLLLDEPFGALDVQTKEDMQLFVRRVWADTGTTVVMVTHDVEEAVFLGQRVVVLASDPGRVAADLAVELPPDRDGVPRDLAVKRLPEFLALRAEVEDQVRAYHQRHTAAQPGV; via the coding sequence GTGACCGCGACCCAACCCGCGCCGTTGGTGCGCCTCGACGGCGTCGGCAAAGACTTCCGGACCGCCGCGGGCGGGTCGCTGCGCGCGCTCGACGGCGTGGATCTGGCGGTACGCCGAGGCGAGTTCGTCTGCCTGGTCGGCGCCTCCGGATCCGGCAAGTCCACGCTGCTGTCGTTGATCGCCGGGCTGACCGCGCCGAGCCGGGGCACCGTGCTGCTCGACGGGGTGCCGGTCACCGGCCCCGGTCCCGACCGGGGTCTGGTGCTGCAGAGTGGTGCGGTGTATCCGTGGCGCACAGTGGAACGCAACGTCGCGTTCGGGCTGGAGTTGCTGCCGATCAGCCGGGCCGAACGGGCCCGCCGGGTCGCCTGGTACCTGGCCGAGACCGGGCTGACCGGGCTGCGGCACGCGCTGCCGAAGCAGCTCTCCGGCGGGCAGCTCCAGCGGGTGGCGATCGCCCGCGCGTTGGCCTGCGAGCCGCAGGTGCTGCTGCTCGACGAGCCGTTCGGTGCCCTCGACGTGCAGACCAAGGAGGACATGCAGCTGTTCGTCCGCCGGGTGTGGGCCGACACCGGCACCACCGTGGTGATGGTGACCCACGACGTCGAGGAGGCGGTCTTCCTCGGCCAGCGGGTGGTGGTGCTGGCCAGCGACCCCGGCCGGGTCGCCGCCGACCTGGCGGTCGAGTTGCCGCCGGACCGCGACGGCGTGCCCCGGGACCTGGCGGTCAAACGGCTGCCCGAGTTCCTGGCGCTACGCGCCGAGGTGGAGGACCAGGTCCGCGCCTACCACCAGCGGCACACCGCCGCCCAGCCTGGCGTCTGA